A single Streptomyces mirabilis DNA region contains:
- a CDS encoding response regulator, which yields MTRVLVVEDDPQLVRALVINLQARKYGVDPAPDGTTALRIAAARQPDVVLLDLGLPDMDGTDVIKALRGWTRVPILVLSARRASDEKVAALDAGADDYITKPFSMDELLARLRAAVRRTDDVPLAPETTLVTTDGFTIDLLAKKATRAGHDVRLTPTEWHLLEILVTNPGRLITQRHLLAEVWGVSQSNKTNYLRVYMAQLRRKLEADPAHPRYLITEPGMGYRFES from the coding sequence ATGACCCGGGTACTGGTGGTGGAGGACGACCCTCAGCTCGTCCGGGCCCTCGTGATCAACCTGCAGGCCCGCAAGTACGGCGTGGACCCCGCCCCCGACGGCACCACCGCACTGCGCATCGCCGCCGCCCGGCAGCCCGACGTGGTCCTGCTCGACCTCGGCCTGCCCGACATGGACGGCACGGACGTCATCAAGGCCCTGCGCGGCTGGACCCGCGTACCGATCCTCGTGCTGTCCGCCCGCCGGGCCTCCGACGAGAAGGTCGCGGCCCTGGACGCGGGCGCCGACGACTACATCACCAAGCCGTTCAGCATGGACGAACTCCTCGCCCGACTGCGCGCCGCCGTCCGCCGCACGGACGACGTTCCGCTGGCCCCCGAGACGACGCTCGTCACGACGGACGGATTCACCATCGACCTGCTCGCCAAGAAGGCCACCCGCGCCGGGCACGACGTACGCCTCACACCGACCGAGTGGCATCTGCTGGAGATCCTGGTCACCAACCCCGGCCGGCTCATCACACAGAGACACCTGCTGGCGGAGGTATGGGGAGTCAGCCAGAGCAACAAGACCAACTACCTGCGGGTCTACATGGCCCAACTCCGCCGCAAACTTGAGGCTGACCCCGCCCACCCCCGCTACCTCATCACCGAGCCGGGCATGGGATACCGCTTCGAAAGCTGA